In Ciconia boyciana chromosome 1, ASM3463844v1, whole genome shotgun sequence, the genomic stretch TCCCTGGAGATGTAACCTCATGTCAGCATGGCTTTCAGGGCGAGGGTGCGGGCTCCGTGCTGTACAGGGTTCACCTGTGAATCTCATTGCAAGATCAGGGTCAAAAAAGGTCTCGGCATAATCATGGAAAGAGTTTTGCTGTTCATTCCAAAAAAGAGCTGCGGAGATACAAACACTCAGCTCCGTTCAGAGCCAAACAGCCAGCAGCCAGGATGGGGAAAGAGTGGTGAGGgggagttgtttgtttgtttgaattgGATGTGAATGGTTATGCTTGAGCTGTATTTGGAGTCCTGGCATTGTAAGGCTGATGAATTAATCCTCCTGCTGTGGGCAGCCTTGGCAAGGCCTTAGCTGGAGTACTACTATGTCCAGTTTTGAGCAGTGCCTTCCAAAAACAACGTGGCCCATTTGGCAAGAGCCCGGAGGCGAGCTACGGGAATCGCAAGAGGTCTAAGGAACATGACCTAGAAGGAGAGAGCCAGGACTGCACAGTCTGGAGATGGGAAAACAGTAGGAAAACAAGAATACAGCACCTTTGAACAAAAAGTAGCTGCAAAAATAAGCAATAAGACAAGTAAGAGGCTAAACCTGCAAGAGTAGACATTTAATAAGACAGCATGGAAGTCTTTCAGAAGGAGAAGGCCACTGCATGCTAGAGCAGATAGCCATCACCAGGGGTTTTTGGGGGCAGCTTAGACAAACTAACTTTGCTCTCGCCTTAGCCCGTGGGGCTGGCCGGGCGGTCAGCAGCGCCCGGCGTGGGCCTggccgggcagccccagctctggctgctggcacGGCCGCCGTGgtggctgctcagcagcagcctgcgACGGGCACGGCAGCGTTCGGGGCCCCTGGGCAACGAACACCTCTTGAAGCTGCTTCCAGAGAGGTTTTGCTGCCCGTACCGACGCCAGGACGGGTCCTGCGTGCCTTGTGCTGGCGGCTAAACCACACCAAGGCTGTGGTGCTTTACCCGAGTAGTGGACATATCCCCACTGCGGCTGATGTGGCCGTACCGGGCCAGCGGGCCCCGGACCGCAGCAGGACTGCCCGCTGCCTCCAGGCGGCAAGGCCGGGCACCGCGCTCCGCAGACCCGCGGAGCGTCCCGGCCCAGCGCCGGCGCCTTCCCCGGGCCCCCGCCTCGCTCGGGGTTAGGGGCTCGGCCCCGGCACCCGGCTcggcgggccgcggcggggatcgggcgcagcggcggcggccggggccgggcgccccggggccgcggcggggccgggcggcggcggccgagcggggcggggaggccCCACAGCCGGTTCCCTCTTTGCCCGGCGTGTGATTGGCGGCAGCTCCGGAGCTGCCTACCGCCGGCCATGGAGCCTCCCCTCCGGTCCCCGGCCCGCTCCGCTTCCTGCTGAGGAAAACACCTGTCCGGTagccggagccggggccgcggccgtgCCGCTGCGGTGAGTAGCTCCGTcccgggggccggcggggtTCGCCGGCGGACCCTGCCCCAGgccggccgctgcccggccctgcccgaAGCCCGGGCTCGCAGGTGGCGGCGGGGGCgcagggccggggcggcgcggcccggctccccgcggcggcggcggcgggcagacCCGCCCGGCGGGCGCGCCCGCGGCAGAGCGTCCGCGGCTgccggccgccccggcgggcTGGGCGCGGCGAGGCTTGCCCTCAGGCGGCGACGGCTCCGCTGCTGCTCCCGCGGGCGCtgcgcggcggcgcggccccggccgccatctcggggcggcgggcgggcagggcgggcgcGGCCTCGGGGCCCGGCCGGTGGGCCGGCTGAGggaggcagccccggcccgccgctccccgccgcgccgcgcctcCCGGGGCTGGCGCCGGCGAAGCGCTTCGCCCGGAGCCCCCTTCCAGCAGGGCATGTGTGACTGACCGGCGGCAGCGCGGCAGTctccggggctggggctgagccgcCCCTACGCTGCCCGGTCCTTCGCTCCTCGCGGCCTTGGTCCCGGCTGGCATCCCGGCCCAAACAGGAGTTAGAGGCTTGACGCAGAACCTGCTGAGGAAACTGTTAGTACGCTGAATAAAGCAGCGCAAAGTGAAGGATCACACTAGACAGTGGTAGCAGTTCCCTCTGGTCTTAAGATCTATGAGTCAACTCTGCTACAACCAGcttttaaacaataaataacTGTATTTCCTCACCCAGCAAATAATAGCCTCTTGTGTCTATCCAGTACATGTAGACCATGAAACCTTCTCCCACCACAAATCGCCTGAAATAATAGCTGAGGGCATTCGGGAGTTGGTTGTCGGTGTAGATTAGATCACGCCCTTAACGATCAGTATTTGAAAACTGGGCACAAGTGGAAGGGACAGGCAGTATCCAGAGtgtgtccctgcagcagccatAGCTTCCATCTCTGTTTTCAAACTCCGTGAAGTGTTGGTTTGAAGGTAGGTCACCCATCACTTGTGTAACTCCAGTTAATTAGAACTTTGCCAAAATTCTTACCTAAATTTTCAGAACCAGCTAGAAGTTACTGTTTGTTCCAGAAGCACCCCCAAATAGATGCCGTGTGTAGAAACCAAAATATGCAAAAGTCTGTAGTGAAGGCAGGGGGGTCCTGAAAATATTACAGCCATAATGGCACACTGATTGACTCAACAACCTCCTGACCGAGACGTTGAGCTGTATCTGCTGATTAGTATGCTTTTTGATGAAGAATGTGACTATATTATCTGTGAAGTTTACTTGCTAATGGGAACCTGCACTGATTTAATTCACGTGAGAGCTAGTAGTTGCCAGAGGATTTGGCAAAAGAACTGAGCAcagtggtttttgttgttgtgttgaCGCTTAACATGTTAGTGCTGTATCTTGCCTGCATAGTTCCGCACTGGATCAAGGTAGATGTAGGGAAGATACATTGTACTCCTATCCAGCAAATGCAAAGCAGTATCCTGCTACAGGACAATGCTGGCCAGTAGATGTAGTATGCTGCTTGGAAAACTTTGGGTCATGTCATGGtagttggtttttgtttgtttgtttttaagtcatCGTTAAAGTTAACTTTATCTGAAACTGTGAATGTAAACAGattattattatatttgcaTAATGTGTGCACGAGGTAATTCTTACTACAATACAGAGCGCCTATTTTCTTGCAGGTTATGTTGTCTGGGAAAGAGTTCACACTAAAGTGAAAAGAGTAATTTTACAATAAGGTTTTCACGTGGTGGATTAAACCTGAAGCAGGAACTACTATAGAGTAAGCATGAAAATAACTGGTGAAGAATAAGTAACTGGTAAAACTCTAACACAGTCCTAACAAAGCAGTGAAGTTTGACAGATATCTTGAATTTTTGTGgcagaataaattaattaattcatgATAATACCATATTGTCTCTTTAAGGCACCTTTCAGCCAGTGTTTTCAAATCATTTAACAAGTTTACTCATGAATTTATCTCCTAATCCTGCTGTGAATTATGTTTCAGTCTCAGTTACCCTAAACTGCGCTGGCTccattcccttcccttctcttccctcccctgccctaACACTCCTGCAAGTGATGAGTCAGATCAAGGAACTGATCCAGCTGAAAGTTAAccaaatttttttgttgttcttgttatGATCAGTTTGCTGACCTGAGTGATGAGATAGGAACACGACTGGAGACAAAGGCGAGCCTGTTTGCTTGTCTTAGTTACGTTTTACAgggccacctcctcctgctccattGCACCCCATCAGGATTTATGGACCAGTGGTAGGACAGTTCTCCTAATACAGGAAAATTTGGCGTTGATGAGGCTCATtagaattagaaataaaaaagagtgatttttttttttttttggtggtgttgtTGCAGTAGGCATATAGAAATGTCAATACTGTAAGTAATGCTTAGGCATGACAAAGGTTTTaggaagttattttaaatgattttcCATTATAGACGTCGAAGTTTCCTGATGCATATGCATGAGGAAGTATGGTTTTACCATGCCTACACATGGATTAGCAGAAAATAGATACAATTTGATGTCACCCTAAGAATAGGGACACTTTTGTGTCTGTCATTGCAGAGACAGATTAGAGACAGTCATCGCTCCAAGAACTGGCTTCTGAAGCTGATGAAAAGGGGTCAGAGCTGAACTGGAGATGAAGATTGGACTGGACTGGACACATGACAGGTCACAGCCCAAATGAatgtgggagaagagacagtCTTGTACGGGCAGTTACACAAGTGTCATGCAGTTTGCATTGTAGCTGATGCAGTTTGTGGGGGAATATCTAAACCTTTCACAATATTGCTCTGCCTGTCTTTTTAAGTGGATGAGAGTGTCAAGCATTTACATTTGTTGAGCAGTGTACAGGGTAGTTCTCTGCTACACGAGGTAGAGATGCTGCCTTTGATTGTCTTGATGGTCTTGATCAATGGAGTAGTGCTAGAAGGGCTTAGCAGGAGATGGAATATTTGTGTGcatatgtttttgaaaattaatctttaagCGCATAGCACGTGGTGGCAAAATgaggacattttaaaacagcatgcTTTCTTAGGTCTGGCAAAACCCAATGAAACTGAAATGAGTTGAGGTTTACTTAATAGCATCAGCACAACGACTTTTAGAATGAGGGATATTTGCAAAAAATCTATGTAGCCTGTTGGCGTGAAAAAACCCTTACTGCTAGTTGCTTAcgtttaaatgaagaaaaatgcgTGGCTATATTACATGTTTTAGAAATTATACTTCAAAAGACAGACTGCAAAAGCGTTGCAAAGTCAAGCTCTCCAAAGTCAGGGAATTTCAAAACACAGGttttgcaaaacacattttctccttcagcattgctccttctcttttcctacacctccagctccttttcctttttatgtgaAACCGGCTGCTTCCTTGTCCTCTGTCATCCTGGGCACTGCCCTTGAGCTTACAGGTGCTCAAGTTTTCCAGCAGCCAAGTGCTTTTTTCAGACGAGAGGAGGACCGGAGAGGAAAGCGGTGTGTAGTGCTGAGATTCCACAGAGGCTGTGGCTCATGAACGCTGACAGGCTACACATGCGCGGAGGGTGAGTGTTGGAGATGTCTTGGCCAAGATGGGTAGATTTCATGGCAGCGATGAAGTGTTCAGGGCAACTGCACCACTTCCTTGAGAAATTTCAAATACTGGCTCTGAAAGGTAGAGGGAGCTGGGACAGAGTGTGTTTTTCCCCAAACTCACTTCCTGAGGAAAAATAACCTCTAAAAAGAAATCGATCTTAGCTGCCAAGCAAAATGATGCTCTGAGAAAGAAGAGCTGTGTCTATGGTGGagggtattttctttttttaaccttggcGAAGTGTTAATTTCAGAGGTTGTGAGTGGCACATTGGAGGCAGGTAAGAGACTATCAGATTTTTTTGCCAATACAGGGGgagctttgggggtttttttgcctttttaataagAAAGGTGTCTTACGAGATaggaagtgtgtgtgtgtgttaagaaaaaaaaaaagacaccaccATTTCACTGTTGCTAAAGGGCCTTTCagttgtttcatatttttttctcctcaagaGTCATCATTTTTGTAGGATATGTAATGCTGTAGGATGCATACTGCTTATTGCTCTTCAAAATGGTCATCATTTCACTGGAAAAGTCATAGGGAAAAAGGATACGATTAGaggtttttctgtcttttctttctgatttgtacatgttttccaaatcctttcctgtggggattttttttttagtaaaagaaCAGCTCTCCAGGTTGTAGTTAACCACAAGAATTAGGGTTGAAAGTCCATGGTTTAAATTCTTCCCGAATCTTAAGTCATAATTTCTAGTGGATTTCACTGTGCGTTTGTAATCATAAATGGATGAGTTAAAAATACTAGGAGGAAGATTGCccagcagttctgctgctgaGGTTACCACACAAGACCCTTGGCAGATACCATCTCCATGTGACGCCTGTATGGAGGCTGGCTTAAAAAACTATAATGAATTTAAGCTGGCAGTCCTCAAAGGGCtatcaccatgaaaataaaaataaggaaacatAGCAGATTTAGTTGTCTTTTAtctagtatttttatttaactcttTTATAAAGTAGTTAGGCTCTccaaaatatattgtttttaaaatgttttatttggatTCATTAGATTTACTGCCCAGATTATtcttagctatttttaaaaggctctaAGCCTGTCTTCTATGCATGtgtgttaaaattaaattggtGTACTGTCAGtgtatttttactgttgtaACAGGAAAAgcattctgactttttttaaatgagcaatCGTATGTATAATCAACTTGGTTAAAACTTCCTTCCTGGTAAGTGCAGCACTTCCTTCGCATCTGGTTATGAGGGCgagcaagaaaagcagaacagcttaaacaaagaaattttttgtGTGAATGATCTTCCTTTAAACAAATAGGaacttcagaaattaaacaaatgacTCGTCTTCAGCAATTCAGCCTTTATTTTATAAGCAGGTAATATTTCCTTGTGCTTTGTCAGTTATAGGGGTGGTGTGTCCACAGTCGTTGCTTTCCGGAActtgaaaaaagcattttacttcGCGTGCTATGTTGTTTCAGTTTAacctttcatatttttatcttcttgttttgttatCTGCTAAGGCATCGTTACATTGGTTTTAGTTTTTCCAGCAGTTAGAGAAAGATTTTATGTGTAAAAAGCATTGTCTGGAAAAGAAGTTCAGTATGTTGCTGTAATGTAGCTTGTGCGAGCACGCTTAATCAGCACTGCCTTCCTCTTCCAAGCTCTCGGTGAATAATTGCCACTTTAATATTGTTCAATGGAAATTAACTGTGAgcaacaatattttttgtttactgaAAGCTGATAAGGTAGGCTACTCGTGTTCAAAGTTGTTTTACAGGTGTTTTAGGTGTCATTTGATGTATAAGGTAATAAAGTGGCATCAGCTTgggcattttttcttctgtaacaaaCTAATAGTTTGTACTGGAagtgtttacttttaaaatggatgGATGTTATCAATCTGGTgaattgatttatttaaaagaagcacATCTAGGGATACTAGGCTTGAATTTAGATGCATGTTAAATATCTGCCTTCAGAAGTAGTTCCTGACTTTTGAATCCTAAGGGCTTTTTTTGGTGTGAGTCCTTGTTCCTCATCACTaaaaagagaggcagaggagaatGGGAATAGGCTCACCTCTGTCCAGTCTGCAAATAAATCACTTGTTTTGTTACTTTCTGTCATTCCTGGAGCTCGAGGGGATCGTGTTCTGCTCATACACAGTAGTGTGTCTTTTGATTTCTATGAAAATCCACTTACGTTAATATCAGCAGCATCAAAACAGATGAGGCAGCAGAAGAATCAGTGCTTGATCAAATAGAAGCAAGAACAAACCAGTATGGAGGAAATATATAGACAGACTGCTTATCCTCAGTGAAATCTGGGAATGCTGTTTAAAAGctctattttaattatttaatcatTGGAGGgtggtgtgttgttttttttaatatttggtaTTGAATTGAATAGATTACATCTGAGGTGGTTTATGTAAATCAAGTGTGTATGACCAGAAATtaaggggaagggaaaatataaaaagcatatATACATAGCAGGATTCTGTCTGGCCTGTGATTTTAATTaagaagagttaaaaaataaagagtaaagaaaaatgtaaatgagaaaGTAATCAAGTATTTGTATGTTTTGCTAGATTTCTTCTGGCATGGAGTTGGGGGATTATGAACAGCCCGTTGTtatgagagaggaaaacaaacgAAGGAGAAGAAGAATGAAACCTCATTGTACATCGAGTAATTTGTCGTCAATGGAACTGATatccattgagttcattttaCCTACAAGCGATAAACATACTAAAGTACCGGAAATGATGTTACTCGAAATAGCTGGCAACTGTACGGTTGAGCAAATGAAAGCACAGATTTGGATGCGTGCAATAGAGATGAGTCAAACCACAGACTTCTACCACGCATTCACCCCGGATCAATTTATTCTGCAGTATCAGAAGAAAGGGCAATGGTATGAAATTTATGATAAACATCAAGTATTACAGACGTTGGACTGCATACTGTACTGGAAAGTGTTACAGAAAAAGGTAGGCAAAATCTATGTTGTCCAGAAACAAAAACCATCAGAAGAAGTTCAGGAATTTCAGCGTCAACTTAACGACTTAATTGGTTATGATGTCACTGATGTAAGCAACGTGCATGATGATGAACTAGAATTTACCCGTCGCAGATTAGTCACTCCACGAATGATAGAGGTAGCCTGTAGAGATCCTAAATTGTATGCAATGCACCCATGGACTACATCTAAGCCACTcccagaatatttatttaaaaagatcactaataataatattttcataatcaTACATAGAGGAACAACTAGCCAAAAAATTAAAGTGTCAATAGATGACACTCCAGATATGATTCTCCACagctttttcacaaaaatggcaaagaaaaagtctttgatGGACATTCCTGAAGATCATAGTGAACTGGATTTTGTTCTCAGGATTTGTGGCAGAGATGAGTACATTACTGGAGAGACACCAATCAAAGATTTTCACTGGATAAGACAGTGCCTTAAGAATGGGGAGGAAATCCACCTTGTCCTAGACAATCCCCCTGACCCGAATGAGGATGAGGTTCAGAAGGAAGAGTGGCCCTTGGTGGATGACTGTACAGGAGTTACAGGGTATCATGAACAATTGACAATAGATGGAAAAGATCATGAGAGAGTCTTCACTATCTCTTTGTGGGATTGTAATAGGAAATTTAGGGTGAAAATAATTGGCATTGATATCCCAGTTTTACCGAGAAATACTGATCTTACTGTGTTTGTGGAGGCTAACATTCAACATGGGCAGCAGCTCCTTTCACAGAGGAGGACTTCCTCAAAGCCTTTTACTGAGGAGGTTCTGTGGAATATTTGGTTGGAGTTTGATATCAAAATCAAGGATTTGCCTAAAGGAGCACTCCTGAATCTTCAGATATACTGCGGCAAAGCACAGGGAGTGTCCACAAAGACAAACCTTCAGTCACATGAATCCCCCAACTCTgattcaaaatgcaaaactcaACTTCTCTATTATGTAAATCTTTTGCTGATAGATCACCGTTTCTTGCTACGAAGTGGGGAGTATGTGCTCCACATGTGGAAAATTCCAGGCAAGGGGGAAGAACAAGGAAGTATCAATGCAGACAAACTCACATCAGCAACTAACCCAGATAAAGAAAACTCAATGGCTATCTCTATTGTGCTGGACAAATATTGTCACCCAATTGCTTTGCCCAAGCACAGGATAACATCGGACCCCCAAGGGGATAGGACACGAGCTGAAATGCCCAACCAGCTTCGCAAGCAACTTGAAGAGATCATAGCAACTGACCCACTTAATCCACTTTCTCCTGAGGACAAAGAACTGTTGTGGCACTTTAGATATGAAAGCATAAAGCACCCCAAGGCATATCCTAAGCTGCTTAGCTCTGTGAAATGGGGACAACAAGAAATAGTGGCCAAAACATACCAGTTGCTAGCTAAAAAGGAGGCTTGGGATCAAAGCACTTTAGATGTTGGACTCACAATGCAACTTCTGGACTGTAACTTTTCGGATGAAAATGTCCGAGCAATGGCAGTTCAAAAACTGGAAAGTTTAGAAGATGATGATGTTCTTCATTATCTTTTACAGCTTGTGCAGGTAAGGTGTATTTGCATTCTTGAACTCGGCCTTCCAGGAATATTTGCATTACCTCATGATCATTCCCATCTTAGTAGGTCTAGTTAGTAATCCCTGGTTTTGAGGTCTGCAGTGTTTATTCAAAGCAGTGGTAGTAACCAAATTAACTGAAAACACGCTTCCTACATTTCACCTTTTGCCTGtgttattatttttgtgttacCGTTGCCTTGTGTCTTACAATTTGCATCTTGCGTTTACAGTAGTATGTTTTTCAGGAAATTGTCAACACTAGCACAGCTATGATGGGAGCAAATCCTAACTGTGCTGTCTCTAATCCTGTTCCTATCAGGTCTGAATCACACGGCACTGAAGAATTGTTGACCGGCTTTACCAATAGTTTAGAAAGAGTGTAGACGGAAAGAAGGTAAAGGCAGATGTTGATATGGGCAAGGcctgaagaaaaatctgtgattGGGTTTTAGGTCAAGAATGACAGTGTAGTTACACGGTATGTTGCAATGACTTCAGTCTTGTACTGTTAAGGGACCAAATTTATCTAGAGGCTTccaaaaaattttaaaaagtaaataaaggcTTGCTAGGACTCCATAATAAGATTAATTCATTCTGGGAAGTTGGGTGAAAAATTGTGTTTTTAATGGCAATGAATCACCACTGTATCGATTTGAAGCACTTTGTGCGCAGGTCTGCCAGTTGAAACATTGGGAAGGTTTATATCAGTTATACAAGCAaattggtttgtttgcttttttgcaaCGcggtgcaggagctgggcagcctgtcAGGCACAAAGTCACATCTGAGGGCTGGTGAAAGGTGTAAGCCTGCGGTTCTTCCTGGTAAACGTGTCCCCTGAAACGAGGCAACTCCGCAGGCTTCCCATACCCGACAGGGCTCTGGTTTGTGTGGAAAGGCTGTCGCCCCACAGAgcaagaaatacttttttcaaagAATCAGAGGACAAAATTggcattcaaaattaaaaaaaaaaaaaaaaaaggaactgctGCAGCCGGGGAAGATGTGGGATGGGGCTTTTAATTTCTGCGGGTTCAGAGAGAGCCCGGGTTCCCAGGAAAATGACGTTAGTATTCCAGATTTTGCTGCGCATCAGTAGTGCTTTAAAC encodes the following:
- the PIK3CG gene encoding phosphatidylinositol 4,5-bisphosphate 3-kinase catalytic subunit gamma isoform isoform X2, yielding MELGDYEQPVVMREENKRRRRRMKPHCTSSNLSSMELISIEFILPTSDKHTKVPEMMLLEIAGNCTVEQMKAQIWMRAIEMSQTTDFYHAFTPDQFILQYQKKGQWYEIYDKHQVLQTLDCILYWKVLQKKVGKIYVVQKQKPSEEVQEFQRQLNDLIGYDVTDVSNVHDDELEFTRRRLVTPRMIEVACRDPKLYAMHPWTTSKPLPEYLFKKITNNNIFIIIHRGTTSQKIKVSIDDTPDMILHSFFTKMAKKKSLMDIPEDHSELDFVLRICGRDEYITGETPIKDFHWIRQCLKNGEEIHLVLDNPPDPNEDEVQKEEWPLVDDCTGVTGYHEQLTIDGKDHERVFTISLWDCNRKFRVKIIGIDIPVLPRNTDLTVFVEANIQHGQQLLSQRRTSSKPFTEEVLWNIWLEFDIKIKDLPKGALLNLQIYCGKAQGVSTKTNLQSHESPNSDSKCKTQLLYYVNLLLIDHRFLLRSGEYVLHMWKIPGKGEEQGSINADKLTSATNPDKENSMAISIVLDKYCHPIALPKHRITSDPQGDRTRAEMPNQLRKQLEEIIATDPLNPLSPEDKELLWHFRYESIKHPKAYPKLLSSVKWGQQEIVAKTYQLLAKKEAWDQSTLDVGLTMQLLDCNFSDENVRAMAVQKLESLEDDDVLHYLLQLVQAVKFEPYHDSALARFLLKRGLRNKRIGHFLFWFLRSEIAQSMHYQQRFAVILEAYLRGCGKAMLHDFMKQVQVIELLHKVTMEIKSVSAEKYDVTSQVIAQLRQKLEKLQSSKLPESFRVPYDPGLRAGALVIEKCKVMASKKKPLWLEFKCADPTALSNETIGIIFKHGDDLRQDMLILQILRIMESIWEAESLDLCLLPYGCISTGNKIGMIEIVKDATTIAKIQQSTVGNTGAFKDEILNQWLKERCMIEEKFQAAVERFVYSCAGYCVATFVLGIGDRHNDNIMITETGNLFHIDFGHILGNYKSFLGINKERVPFVLTPDFLFVMGTSGKKTSLHFHKFQDVCVKAYLALRHHTNLLIILFSMMLMTGMPQLTSKEDIEYIRDALTVGKSEEDAKKHFLDQIEVCRDKGWTVQFNWFLHLVLGIKQGVEKHSA
- the PIK3CG gene encoding phosphatidylinositol 4,5-bisphosphate 3-kinase catalytic subunit gamma isoform isoform X1 is translated as MELGDYEQPVVMREENKRRRRRMKPHCTSSNLSSMELISIEFILPTSDKHTKVPEMMLLEIAGNCTVEQMKAQIWMRAIEMSQTTDFYHAFTPDQFILQYQKKGQWYEIYDKHQVLQTLDCILYWKVLQKKVGKIYVVQKQKPSEEVQEFQRQLNDLIGYDVTDVSNVHDDELEFTRRRLVTPRMIEVACRDPKLYAMHPWTTSKPLPEYLFKKITNNNIFIIIHRGTTSQKIKVSIDDTPDMILHSFFTKMAKKKSLMDIPEDHSELDFVLRICGRDEYITGETPIKDFHWIRQCLKNGEEIHLVLDNPPDPNEDEVQKEEWPLVDDCTGVTGYHEQLTIDGKDHERVFTISLWDCNRKFRVKIIGIDIPVLPRNTDLTVFVEANIQHGQQLLSQRRTSSKPFTEEVLWNIWLEFDIKIKDLPKGALLNLQIYCGKAQGVSTKTNLQSHESPNSDSKCKTQLLYYVNLLLIDHRFLLRSGEYVLHMWKIPGKGEEQGSINADKLTSATNPDKENSMAISIVLDKYCHPIALPKHRITSDPQGDRTRAEMPNQLRKQLEEIIATDPLNPLSPEDKELLWHFRYESIKHPKAYPKLLSSVKWGQQEIVAKTYQLLAKKEAWDQSTLDVGLTMQLLDCNFSDENVRAMAVQKLESLEDDDVLHYLLQLVQGYALRTFSKVYTRMRFLMGFLGTAVKFEPYHDSALARFLLKRGLRNKRIGHFLFWFLRSEIAQSMHYQQRFAVILEAYLRGCGKAMLHDFMKQVQVIELLHKVTMEIKSVSAEKYDVTSQVIAQLRQKLEKLQSSKLPESFRVPYDPGLRAGALVIEKCKVMASKKKPLWLEFKCADPTALSNETIGIIFKHGDDLRQDMLILQILRIMESIWEAESLDLCLLPYGCISTGNKIGMIEIVKDATTIAKIQQSTVGNTGAFKDEILNQWLKERCMIEEKFQAAVERFVYSCAGYCVATFVLGIGDRHNDNIMITETGNLFHIDFGHILGNYKSFLGINKERVPFVLTPDFLFVMGTSGKKTSLHFHKFQDVCVKAYLALRHHTNLLIILFSMMLMTGMPQLTSKEDIEYIRDALTVGKSEEDAKKHFLDQIEVCRDKGWTVQFNWFLHLVLGIKQGVEKHSA